The sequence ACGCAGGTGTGTTTCACCTGTCGTTGGCTCAATCGCCAAAGGAGGCGCTACCAAAAAATCGTGGGCACGGTGCATGCCGCGCTTGGATGGGGTCTTCTTATTTTGCTGAACAGCCATGATAACTCCTGAATCTAAGATCTAAAATTTTAACATATCTGAATTGTCTACACAGAAAATCCAGAAATTCCTGCCGCGTTTGGGCGCGGAATCCCTTACTCATTGCTACACTTCATGCCACACTTCGTCACGTTCGGTACTGAACAACATCACAACCGCGACACTTAGCGCAACAACGTTACCGCAATCTGGTACAACAACATCTACAACCTTATTACTACTTTAAATTCTTTAACATTGCAAAAGGAGAGTCTTTTTTACCACTTTTTAACGCTTCGAGTACCGACGTATCGGGACAAACTGAATGTTTAGGTGATAGCGGCATCGCCAGTAAAGCCTCGTCTTCGACCAACTGAATAATATCGAGCGCCTTGGAGCCGATAATTACGTCAACCTGATCATCGTCTAGCAATGCGTCAATCTCGTCCGCGTTTGCTTCATCTTTTGCCAAAATCAACACAGATTCCGAGTCGACATCAAACGCAAAAGGGGCTAAACAACGTTGACAAGTTATTTGTAATGAGCCGGTGACAGTTAACGACAATTGAGGATGGGCAGCATGGTTTGAATCGCCAGCCAGCACCCATTTTAAAGTCCCTGAGGAGTCAGCTAATTCTTCTACCAGTCGTACCAGGTCTGTAACCGGGATCGCACCTTCACGACGTTCTTTCAGGCGGGAAAACTCAAACGCGTCGATAACAAAAGCACTCATAGGCCAAGCGGAACCCTGAAAACCTGCGATAATAACAGCCTTTCCCCTTATTAGTCAAAGTGTTAGCGCGCTTTTGTTCATCACTCAAACAAAAAAACGTCAAACTTCCGCCGTCTACTCTCGCTGGATGCTTTCTTTCTTGCCCTATGCCCTCTTCCGAACCGCACTTAACACCTAAACAGCGCAGTCCCGTATCGAATACCAGAACGTCGCCTCGGATTATTCTCGGCTCTGGCTCCGTGTATCGCAAGGAATTGTTGTCACGTTTAAACCTCCCGTTCGAGGTGGTTTCTCCTAATATCGACGAGACGCCCCGCTTTCGCGAAACACCAGAAATTACCGTTGTGCGACTGGCAAGAGAAAAAGCCCTGGCTGTCGCTTTGATGGTGCCAGGCGCTCTGATTATTGCCTCAGATCAAATAGCCACGCTGGATGGCGAGCAAATCGGCAAGCCTGGAAATCATGAAACGGCCCTTTTACAGTTGCAAAAAATGCGCGGTCGGCGGGTGATATTCCACA is a genomic window of Glaciimonas sp. PAMC28666 containing:
- the rpmF gene encoding 50S ribosomal protein L32, giving the protein MAVQQNKKTPSKRGMHRAHDFLVAPPLAIEPTTGETHLRHHISPNGFYRGRKVLKTKNDE
- a CDS encoding Maf-like protein produces the protein MPSSEPHLTPKQRSPVSNTRTSPRIILGSGSVYRKELLSRLNLPFEVVSPNIDETPRFRETPEITVVRLAREKALAVALMVPGALIIASDQIATLDGEQIGKPGNHETALLQLQKMRGRRVIFHTALCVWDGRSIQPEKIVQLENIQTFVTFRDLPDEELDAYLRIEQPYDCAGSAKNEGLGITILEKIESTDPTALTGLPLIALTGMLRRAGVSFFAK
- a CDS encoding DUF177 domain-containing protein, which produces MSAFVIDAFEFSRLKERREGAIPVTDLVRLVEELADSSGTLKWVLAGDSNHAAHPQLSLTVTGSLQITCQRCLAPFAFDVDSESVLILAKDEANADEIDALLDDDQVDVIIGSKALDIIQLVEDEALLAMPLSPKHSVCPDTSVLEALKSGKKDSPFAMLKNLK